A single genomic interval of Candidatus Zixiibacteriota bacterium harbors:
- a CDS encoding CcmD family protein produces the protein MDGNYVALAVTLLIWLGLFFYLWRLDKRVRELEKRS, from the coding sequence ATGGACGGAAATTATGTTGCTTTAGCAGTTACCCTGCTGATCTGGCTGGGGCTGTTCTTCTATCTATGGCGGTTGGATAAGCGGGTTCGGGAGCTGGAGAAGCGGTCGTAG
- a CDS encoding cyclic nucleotide-binding domain-containing protein, translating to MSLDGILKGHDLFRSLSVDQAHGISDFSTVKKFDADDVIFSHNDPAGHIYMLMEGAVDLRLPSEGQDFSLVISKIEKGELFGLSPLLDSPRYTATAQCVEATEVLSIEAKPLRELLKRNSLVGFEIINQVAHIYFKRYIEILKRLQGVVGQVSLIR from the coding sequence ATGAGCCTTGATGGAATATTGAAGGGTCACGACCTGTTCCGGTCGCTTAGCGTGGACCAGGCGCACGGAATAAGTGACTTTTCGACGGTGAAGAAATTTGACGCCGATGACGTGATCTTCTCGCATAATGACCCGGCCGGTCACATCTACATGTTAATGGAAGGAGCAGTCGATCTCCGCCTTCCATCTGAAGGTCAGGACTTCAGCCTCGTGATATCGAAGATTGAGAAGGGAGAGCTGTTCGGTCTATCACCGTTGCTTGATTCTCCTCGCTACACGGCTACAGCGCAATGTGTCGAGGCAACAGAGGTTCTCTCAATAGAGGCCAAGCCCCTCCGGGAGCTGCTCAAGAGGAACTCTCTTGTCGGCTTCGAGATAATAAACCAGGTTGCCCACATTTATTTCAAGCGCTATATCGAAATACTCAAGAGGCTACAGGGGGTGGTGGGGCAAGTGTCTTTGATCCGCTGA
- a CDS encoding ABC transporter ATP-binding protein, whose protein sequence is MIETRGLSKFYGSFVAIKDITFSIPKGQIVAFLGPNGAGKSTTMKILSGFLSASEGTAAIAGHDVRTHRLETARHLGYLPENGPLYHDMTPYEHMRFFGEARGITGETLKSRMEAVAQQCGLKEVWEKPAGKLSRGYRQRVGLAQALLHDPDVLIMDEPTAGLDPNQIRDFRGYIRKLGETKTILLSTHILGEVTAVSDRVLLIHDGRLVFDGTPTELQVGKSLEQTFYELTNYGRVASVATAGGAV, encoded by the coding sequence ATGATTGAAACCCGCGGGCTGAGTAAGTTCTACGGTTCTTTCGTTGCAATCAAGGATATCACCTTCTCGATCCCGAAGGGGCAGATTGTCGCGTTCCTGGGGCCGAACGGCGCCGGCAAATCGACGACCATGAAGATCCTGAGCGGTTTCCTTTCCGCAAGTGAAGGCACGGCAGCGATCGCGGGACACGACGTGCGCACGCACCGTCTTGAAACTGCCCGGCATCTGGGCTATCTGCCGGAGAACGGCCCGCTCTATCACGACATGACGCCTTACGAACACATGAGGTTTTTCGGCGAGGCTCGCGGCATAACCGGAGAGACACTCAAGAGCCGGATGGAGGCGGTTGCCCAGCAGTGCGGACTAAAAGAGGTCTGGGAGAAGCCGGCCGGCAAGCTCTCGCGCGGATACCGCCAGAGAGTCGGTCTCGCCCAGGCGCTGCTCCATGACCCCGACGTGCTCATTATGGATGAACCTACCGCCGGACTGGATCCGAACCAGATTCGCGACTTCCGCGGTTACATTCGGAAGCTTGGAGAAACCAAGACGATACTGCTGTCCACACACATTCTTGGTGAGGTGACGGCAGTTTCGGACCGGGTGCTCCTGATTCATGACGGCCGTCTGGTTTTTGATGGCACCCCGACGGAGCTGCAGGTGGGCAAATCGCTCGAACAAACGTTTTATGAATTGACCAACTACGGGCGGGTGGCCTCCGTTGCCACGGCGGGAGGTGCAGTATGA
- a CDS encoding Gldg family protein, producing the protein MKLNWQVIWAICKRDLRSYFSSPTGYVFITLFIFLSAAAAFWQQRFFADNLANLGQLNYFFPLILLFFIPALTMNIWADERKHGTDELLLTLPATDIEVVFGKYLAGLGIYTTSLAFSLSHVIVLFWLGRPDLGLMFGNYFGYWLIGAALIAVGMLASLLTSNATVGFILGALFCSFFVFVNSENWTLSKALQEWLGPVGVTTHFTDFARGVVSFSGLLYFLFTVAVMLYLNIILLGRRHWPLAADGYRYWVHQLVRGIAVVVAAVSLVSIVGRTGIRLDVTAERLHSISDKTGFLLDELSEDRPVLVQAFISPEVPRQYVETRENLLSALNEISADAGDKVQVLIHDTEPFSEEARDAREKFGITPREVMSLESARTSTMQVFMGLAFTSGAAEEVIPFFDVGLPVEYELIRSIRVAAATARKKIGVLTTAAKLSGGFDFQAMSQSPPWGIVRELKKQYEVVDIAADTEIAEDIDGLLVVLPSSLSQPQMDNLKKHILAGKPTLILDDPLPVVNINLSPLIPADAQTNPFQQNRGPTPDPKGNIGELMNAIGVRFDPSSLVWDTYNPHPDLGAVPPDIVFIGQGNGASEPFASGNAASAGLQEVVAMYPGHVFSARSEFTFKPLLHTGRIAGTASWYQMVQRSFFGLRMNPNPPRQQSPESFILAAHISGERQVPFDTTQAGKLLGGANPLADSMVTQKVNAIVIADIDLISDQFFMLREQGLGNLQFDNVSFVLNCMDFLVDDLSFIDLRKKRIKHRTLEKVENRTREFVERRLSEESQAEEQAKQALAEAQGRLDAKVAALRNREDLDEQTKQIMARNLQEVESRRFEVVKANIESQKQATIQASKENMESALRSIQTRIKTLAVALPPIPVLVIGIVTAVKRRRREREGAIAARRLRS; encoded by the coding sequence ATGAAGCTCAACTGGCAAGTGATCTGGGCGATCTGCAAGCGCGACTTACGCAGCTATTTCTCGAGTCCCACCGGCTACGTGTTTATCACTCTGTTCATCTTTCTGAGCGCCGCGGCGGCCTTTTGGCAGCAGCGGTTTTTCGCGGACAACCTGGCCAATCTCGGGCAACTGAACTACTTCTTCCCGCTCATCCTGCTTTTCTTCATCCCGGCCCTCACTATGAATATCTGGGCCGATGAGCGCAAGCATGGCACCGATGAACTGCTGCTGACCTTGCCGGCTACCGATATCGAGGTTGTGTTCGGCAAGTATCTGGCCGGACTAGGTATCTATACGACATCGCTTGCCTTCTCGCTCAGCCACGTGATCGTGTTGTTCTGGCTGGGGCGGCCCGATCTTGGCCTGATGTTCGGCAACTACTTTGGCTACTGGCTGATCGGTGCGGCACTGATAGCGGTCGGCATGTTAGCGTCGCTGCTGACCTCCAACGCAACTGTGGGCTTCATTCTCGGGGCGCTGTTTTGCTCGTTCTTCGTTTTTGTCAATTCGGAGAATTGGACCCTCAGCAAAGCGCTCCAGGAGTGGTTGGGACCGGTGGGAGTTACCACGCATTTCACCGATTTCGCCCGCGGCGTGGTGAGCTTTTCCGGCCTGCTATACTTCCTGTTCACGGTCGCGGTGATGTTGTATCTCAACATAATCCTGCTGGGGAGGCGTCATTGGCCGTTGGCTGCCGACGGTTATCGCTACTGGGTCCACCAATTGGTGCGAGGAATTGCCGTCGTGGTGGCCGCGGTCAGCCTGGTATCGATTGTTGGCCGCACAGGAATACGGCTGGATGTTACCGCAGAACGCCTCCACTCTATTTCCGACAAGACCGGGTTTCTGCTTGACGAATTGAGCGAAGATCGACCTGTTCTCGTTCAGGCGTTTATCAGCCCCGAGGTGCCCCGGCAGTACGTGGAGACGAGGGAGAACCTGCTATCGGCACTCAATGAAATTTCCGCAGATGCCGGCGACAAGGTGCAGGTGCTTATCCATGACACCGAGCCGTTCAGCGAGGAGGCGCGCGACGCCCGTGAGAAGTTCGGCATTACGCCGCGCGAAGTGATGAGCCTGGAGAGCGCCCGAACCAGCACAATGCAGGTCTTCATGGGCCTTGCCTTCACCAGTGGGGCCGCGGAAGAAGTGATCCCGTTTTTCGACGTTGGCCTGCCGGTGGAGTACGAGTTAATACGGTCCATTCGCGTGGCGGCGGCCACGGCACGGAAGAAGATCGGCGTGCTGACGACAGCGGCCAAGCTGTCGGGTGGCTTTGATTTTCAGGCGATGAGCCAGTCGCCGCCGTGGGGCATTGTCCGAGAGCTGAAAAAGCAGTACGAGGTGGTGGATATCGCGGCCGATACCGAGATCGCTGAGGATATCGACGGCCTGCTCGTTGTGCTGCCGTCATCGCTCAGCCAGCCGCAAATGGACAACCTCAAGAAGCATATACTGGCGGGCAAGCCAACTTTGATTCTCGACGATCCTCTACCGGTGGTCAATATCAACCTCTCGCCGTTGATTCCCGCTGACGCACAAACCAACCCGTTCCAGCAGAATCGCGGTCCTACGCCCGATCCAAAAGGGAACATCGGCGAGCTGATGAACGCGATCGGCGTGCGCTTCGATCCGAGCAGCCTGGTCTGGGACACCTACAACCCGCATCCCGATCTTGGGGCGGTGCCGCCGGACATCGTCTTTATTGGACAAGGCAACGGAGCGAGCGAACCGTTTGCCTCGGGCAACGCCGCCAGCGCCGGCCTGCAGGAAGTGGTGGCCATGTACCCCGGCCACGTGTTCAGCGCCCGGAGCGAGTTCACTTTCAAGCCGCTGCTGCACACCGGGCGCATCGCCGGAACGGCGTCCTGGTATCAAATGGTGCAGCGCAGCTTCTTCGGTCTGCGCATGAATCCTAATCCGCCGCGCCAGCAGTCGCCGGAGTCGTTTATTTTGGCGGCCCACATCAGTGGTGAGCGGCAGGTTCCCTTTGATACGACCCAAGCCGGCAAACTGCTGGGAGGTGCCAATCCCCTGGCCGACAGCATGGTCACTCAGAAGGTGAATGCGATTGTCATCGCCGATATAGACCTGATCTCCGACCAGTTCTTCATGCTTCGCGAGCAGGGGCTTGGAAACCTTCAGTTTGATAATGTATCTTTCGTGCTCAACTGTATGGACTTTCTGGTGGATGACTTATCGTTTATCGATCTGCGCAAGAAGCGTATAAAGCACCGCACGCTCGAAAAAGTCGAGAACCGTACGCGCGAATTTGTCGAACGGCGGCTTAGCGAAGAGAGCCAGGCTGAGGAACAGGCAAAGCAGGCTCTGGCCGAGGCCCAGGGCAGACTGGACGCCAAAGTCGCCGCGCTGCGCAACCGGGAAGACCTCGACGAGCAGACCAAGCAGATCATGGCCCGCAACCTGCAGGAAGTTGAAAGCCGCCGATTCGAAGTCGTTAAAGCGAATATCGAATCGCAAAAACAAGCTACCATTCAGGCAAGCAAAGAGAACATGGAATCAGCTCTTCGCAGCATACAGACCAGAATCAAGACTCTGGCCGTGGCGTTGCCGCCGATCCCGGTGCTGGTCATCGGTATCGTCACTGCGGTGAAAAGGCGCAGACGTGAACGTGAGGGCGCGATCGCCGCGCGGAGATTGAGGAGCTAA
- a CDS encoding DUF4340 domain-containing protein produces the protein MSELKITGLFAGTALILGLLAFLLSPGRITPEAFSDQGEPFFPMFTDPNQATTLEVVEFDEQSGSARPFKVTFKDGRWTIPSHHDYPADGKDRLAKTAAGVIDIKKDDYRTNLVSDHEACGVIDPTDQSAPGLKGRGSRISLKDKDGGALADFIIGKNVPEREGFRFVRVPGENRVYASRVNLDISTRFTDWIEASLLEVQAPKIERILLDSYSINERTLSLVPGEKIDLVFTDNVWSTRSLNKGAELDTSKVRTLARTLQDLTIVGVRPKPAALSAGLKGAGRSLEMTQEDQYSLQSKGFYIARQDGRLLSNEGDVKVYSSDGIVYTLRFGEVLYGSGLEVTAGSSEESRKAGGGQEQAANRYLFLTCEFDAGYFPQPPKPASMDFQNKPDSALTDFDKTCKEQHSKYQQWERKVQAGRDLAARLNARFADWYYVISEDSFKNIHLSRAELTKI, from the coding sequence ATGAGCGAACTGAAAATCACCGGCCTATTTGCGGGGACCGCATTGATACTGGGTCTCTTGGCGTTCCTGCTGTCACCGGGCAGGATTACCCCCGAGGCGTTCAGCGACCAGGGCGAACCATTCTTCCCGATGTTTACTGATCCCAACCAAGCCACGACATTGGAAGTGGTCGAATTCGACGAACAATCCGGCTCCGCACGACCGTTCAAAGTCACCTTCAAGGACGGCCGCTGGACGATTCCGTCGCACCACGACTATCCTGCCGACGGCAAAGACCGACTGGCTAAGACGGCTGCAGGAGTGATCGATATCAAAAAGGATGATTATCGAACCAATCTCGTATCGGATCACGAAGCCTGCGGCGTGATCGATCCCACCGACCAATCGGCGCCCGGACTCAAGGGGCGCGGTAGCCGAATTTCGCTTAAGGACAAAGACGGAGGCGCGCTGGCCGACTTCATCATCGGCAAGAACGTGCCCGAACGCGAGGGATTCCGATTCGTCCGCGTCCCCGGCGAGAATCGCGTTTATGCCTCGCGCGTAAACCTCGATATATCGACCCGGTTTACAGACTGGATCGAGGCGAGTCTGCTGGAGGTGCAGGCGCCCAAAATCGAGCGCATCCTGCTTGACAGCTACTCCATAAACGAGCGCACGCTCTCGCTCGTACCGGGTGAGAAGATCGACCTGGTGTTCACGGACAACGTCTGGTCCACCCGCTCGCTCAACAAAGGAGCCGAGCTGGATACGTCCAAAGTTCGGACGCTGGCCCGTACGCTGCAGGATTTGACTATTGTCGGAGTCCGCCCCAAGCCGGCGGCTCTGTCAGCCGGCCTCAAGGGTGCGGGCCGTTCGCTGGAGATGACCCAGGAGGATCAGTATTCGCTGCAGAGCAAAGGGTTCTACATCGCTCGCCAGGACGGGCGCCTGCTGTCTAACGAGGGTGATGTCAAGGTCTACAGCTCCGATGGGATCGTGTACACACTCCGTTTCGGCGAAGTGCTCTACGGCTCCGGTCTGGAAGTGACCGCAGGTTCGTCGGAGGAGTCCCGTAAGGCGGGCGGCGGGCAGGAACAGGCGGCAAATCGCTACCTCTTCCTCACATGCGAGTTCGATGCCGGTTACTTCCCTCAGCCGCCGAAGCCGGCCTCCATGGATTTCCAGAACAAGCCGGATTCTGCGCTGACGGACTTCGACAAGACCTGCAAGGAGCAGCACAGCAAGTACCAGCAATGGGAGCGCAAGGTGCAGGCCGGACGCGACCTCGCCGCGCGTCTCAACGCCCGTTTCGCCGACTGGTACTATGTCATCTCCGAGGATAGCTTTAAGAATATCCACCTGAGCAGGGCGGAGCTGACGAAGATTTAG
- a CDS encoding cytochrome c biogenesis protein: MWWKLLIYVAMSAMIVASFVTPAPQRQIGEASRIFYYHIPQAWVCVIAFALSMIFSIRFLRRRQIVEDDRAVVAASLGFIYCFLATVTGATFAKVTWGSFWNWDPRETSIFVLLLIYAAYFALRNAIDEPEKRAALSAVYSIFAFLTVPFLIFVVPRIMPSLHPADSVVDQNLRFTMGLTVGTIFGVSLALYTALFWWMFSLALRVKRIERAHLEREF; the protein is encoded by the coding sequence ATGTGGTGGAAACTGCTCATATACGTGGCGATGTCGGCGATGATTGTCGCCAGTTTTGTCACGCCCGCGCCGCAAAGGCAGATCGGCGAGGCCAGCCGTATCTTCTACTACCACATCCCCCAGGCGTGGGTCTGCGTGATCGCCTTTGCGCTGTCGATGATTTTCTCGATCCGGTTTCTACGACGCCGTCAGATAGTCGAGGACGATCGGGCCGTAGTTGCGGCATCGCTGGGCTTCATCTACTGCTTCCTGGCGACTGTGACGGGCGCGACTTTTGCCAAGGTCACTTGGGGATCATTCTGGAACTGGGACCCACGAGAGACTTCGATTTTCGTGCTGCTGCTCATCTACGCCGCGTATTTCGCGCTGCGCAACGCGATTGACGAACCGGAAAAGCGGGCGGCGCTCTCGGCAGTCTATTCGATATTCGCCTTTCTGACCGTGCCGTTTCTGATCTTTGTTGTACCAAGGATTATGCCGTCGCTGCACCCCGCCGACTCGGTGGTCGACCAGAACCTGCGGTTTACTATGGGACTGACTGTCGGAACCATCTTCGGAGTATCACTGGCGCTGTATACGGCGCTCTTTTGGTGGATGTTCAGCCTGGCGCTCCGGGTGAAGCGGATCGAGCGGGCGCACTTGGAGAGGGAGTTTTAG